A stretch of DNA from Sporichthyaceae bacterium:
GCGGGACTCCTTGGCGGTGACTGCCCGCAAGCTGGACACCGCGGTCCACCGGCTCGGGCGCTGATCGGGACCGGGGGATTGATCGCGCGGTTGCCCTGATGCCGCACCGGCGAAACCTGACTGTCCGTCAGCCAGGCAGGAGACTCGGTCAGGCGGGGTCGAAGAGCAAGTCCAGTCGACGGACCCCACGCAGGATGTAACTGGGTACCCGCTCCGGCGGGGGAGCATCGGGGTCGCGGCGGAGGTTGGTCATCCGGGTCAGGATGGCGGTGAGCGCGATCCGGCTCTCGGCCCGGGAGAGCGCACTGCCCAGGCAGAAGTGCGGACCCTGACCGAAGGCGAGGTGCGCGCCTTCGCCCTCCCGCTCCAGGTCGACGGAGTCGGGGTCGACGAACTGGTCGGGGTCACGGTTGCCCGAGCCGTAGCAGAGCAGCAGGTGCGCGCCCGCGGGAAGGGCTACGCCACCGACCTCGGTGTCGACCAGAGCGGTCCGGTACAGGCCGGCGATCGGGGACTCGACCCGTAGCGACTCCTCGATCAGCTTCGGCAGCAGGGTCAGGTCCGCCCGGCAGCGGGCCATCAAACACGGCTCTTCGAGCAGCACCTGGACGGTGGCGGTGATGTGCGTCGTCGTCGTCTCGTTCCCCGCGATCAGGAACTGGGCGAACATCGTCAGCAGTTCGTCCTGGCGCAGTGACTCGCCGTCGACGCAGGCGTGCACCAGGTCGGAGATCAGGTCGTCCTGCGGTGTGCGCCGCCGGTTCGCGATGGTGTCGATGAAGTAGGCGGCGAATTCGGACTGGCTGCGGATCTGGGCTAGGACCTGGTCCCGGTTGAGGGCGTCGTTGCCGATGCTCGCCGCCAGCGCGTCGGACCACCGCTTGAACGTCGGCAGGTCACCGTCGGCCACGCCGAGTGCTCCGGCGATCACCGTGATGGGCAGGGGCACTGCGAGGTCGGACACCAGCTCCATCCGCCCGGTGTCGATGACCGCGTCGACCAGGCGGGTGCAGATGTCGGAGACGGTGTCCTCGATCTGCCGGACCCGGCTCGGTGTGAAGGCCTTGTTGACCAGCTTGCGCTGCGCCGTGTGCCGGGGTGGGTCGCAGCGGAGCAGCACGGGCTCGCGGTCCCGAAAGGCACCGGCGGTGAGCGCGCTGCGCAGCTCCTCTGACTCGGCGGCGAGGGTCTCGAGTGCCTGCCGGCGACGCTGCCCGTGCGGACCGGTCGCCTGGCGGGAGGAGAAAACCGTGGGATTGCGCGCCACCGTGCAGATGTCGGAGTACCGGGTGACGAGCCAGACCCCGGCGGTCTCGATGTAGTGGACCGGCGACTTCTCCCGGAGCTGGGCGAACATCGGAAACGGGTCCGCGACGGCAGCTGCGTCGGCCGCCAGGTAGCGCTCCGCAGCGTCTTCGAAGTCGGGGTCCGAGGCCGTGTCAGCCATGACTGGGAAGAGTGGCGGGAAACTAGATCAGATGTCAAGAAAGCAATGTGGACCGAGGCGCGGAACGCACACACTTACTTGTCATAGAACCGAGTTATTTAGTCTTGTACGAGGGTTGTTCCAGGGGTATTGTCGGCCAACGGCTTAGCTGGTCTTCATCTCCAGTAAGTAGTCGAGCGAGCCCCAGACAACGTCCCCGTTTCGGAGTCGCGGTGAGACTGCGGATCATCGGCATCGTCGCCGTGCCGGTCCTGATCGGTGCGGCCCCGCTCGTCCGTGCGCCGGACGCCCGGGCGGCGCTCAGCTTCACCGCCACCGCGGCCGCCGAGGTGGCCCACGAGACCTACGTGGTCAAGGACGCTCCGGTCTCGGAGACGATCTTCGACGGCGGCAGCCCGAGTGCCCGCGCCCTGCTCGACGCGATCGGCAACAGCACCGCGATCGCGGCGGCGAGCAACCCGGGCGAGCAGATCACCGCTTTGCCGAGTACTGCACGCGGCCTCGACCCGCGGCTGTCGGCACTGCCGGACTACCCCTACTTCGCCGTCTCCCGCGCGCCTGCGACCCCGAAGGCGTCCCAGGAGGTCGGGCCCTACCTGCTCGAGGCCGACAGCGACGCGGACCGCAGCACGGCCAGCGCGGGAGGGGACACCATCCACCAGGCCGGCGTCGTGCTCGCCCAGGCGTCGTCGCTGGCAGAGACCAGCACCGACGGCCGCTCGGTCACCGCGCGGGCGGGCACCCTGGCCACCGGGATCTCCGTCGCTGCGGTCCAGATCGGCGCCGTGCAGTCGCTGGCCCAGATGGTCGCCGACGGTAAGGACCACCAACCCACATCGCAGCTCGTGGTGACCGGGCTCTCGGTCGCCGGTGTCCCGCTCGCCTTCGGGCCCGACGGACTGAGCCTGGCCGGGCAGAAGTCCCCATTGCCGGACGACAGTCCGATCGCCAAGGCGCTGAAGGAGCAGGGGATCGGTCTGCGTTACCTCCAGCCAATCATCACCGCCGACTCGGTGCTCAGCGCGGGCGTGGAGATCACCTCGCGCTACCAGCCGCCGAACGGCTCGCCGTTCGGCCTGACCACGCAGAGCCTGACGCTGGGGCGCAGCTACGTCTCGTTGAACAGTTCCGGCGCGCCCGCGGCGGCCGACGCGGGGTCGGTCCCGGGGATGGGCCCGAATGCGGATCCCGCCGGGGTCCCGGGCACCGGCGTTCCGTCCACCACGGACGCCGCGGCTGCGCCAGGCGTGGTGCCGGTGGCCGGCTCCACCAGCGGACTCACCGGCGCCGGCGTCCCGACGGTCCGGGTCAGGGCTCGGGCTTTGTCCGCCCGGTCGGCCGATCTCGACCTGGACCTGTTCCCGCCCTTCGTGGTGGCCGGTGTCGGCGTAGTGCTGCTGGGCCAGCTCATTCGCATCCGAGGAGTCCGACAGTCGTGAATCGCGTGGACGCACTGCGAGCCCACTGGGACCGGGCCCTGGCGCTGGGACTGACCCTGGTCGGCGTCGTCATGCTCGTGGTCGGTTACGTGCGGATCAGTCGCACCCCGTACCCGGCCGAGCAGCTGCCGCTGCTGATGTCGGCCGGCGTCGGTTCGCTGTTCGTCCTCGGCCTGGGCGCCACCCTGTGGCTCTCGGCCGACCTGCGCGACGAGTGGCACAAGCTCGACGAGCTGACCACCGCCTCCGACGAACGCTACGTTGAGCGGCCCGCGCCGATCGAGCACCGGTTCGGCGGGTCCGACGCCATCGCGCCGGGCCCCGGTGCGATGGACACCGCGGTGTTCCGGTCGGACGACGGAGCCCGGGCCTCCGCACGATGAGCACGACGACGGCGGGCGCCACCCGGCCGTGGACGCCGGGCGCGCTGCGCCTCACTCTGGCCGCCAACGCGCTGGCAGCGATCCTGCTGGCGATGGCCTGGCACGGCGCGGCCGGTGAGGCGAGGTTCGCCGATGGCGCGGCCTGGGTGAACCTGTCCGCCATCGGGCTGGTGATCGCGGCGGGCGGCAATGCACGCCTGCTGCTGATCTCGCGCGCGCGGATCGGCTTGCGCCAGAGCGCGCTGCGGAGCTCGCGGCGGGCGGGGCGCGGACATCGGATCGAGACCGACCACCGCCGGGTCGCCCTGCCCGGTGGGCGGCTGTACCACCGGCCGGCCTGCCGACTGGTGACCGGCAAACCCGCGGAGGCGCTGCCGATGCCGGCGCAGGCCGGGCTCGAGCCGTGCGGCTGGTGCCGGCCGTGAACGACTACCTGCCCTTCGTCGTCTCCGGCATCGTCGCGGGCTCCCTGCTCGGACTGGCAGCCGTCGGCCTGGTGCTCTCGTTCCGCACCAGTGGGCTGTTCAACTTCGCCCACGGCGCGATCGCCGCGGCCGGTGCCTACGTCTTCTACGAGCTCACCGAGATCCGCGGTCTGCCCTGGCCGCTGGCCTCGTTGCTGGTGCTCGCCGTCTTCGCGCCCGCCACGGGTCTGGTGCTTGAGCGGATGGCCGCGGGTCTGCACGGGGTGCGGGCTGTCTACCGGATCGTCGCCACCGTCGGCCTGCTGCTCGTGGTGCAGGGCCTCGCCGCGGTCCGCTACGGGGCGGCCACCATCCCGCTCAACCCCTTCCTCCCGCAGGGCACCGTCAAGATCGGGGGCACCTTCGTCTCCTACGAGCAGCTGATCGGTTTGGGCATCGCGGTCGGCGGGGTGCTGGGCCTGCTCGCGCTCTTCCGCTTCACCAGGACCGGACTGCGCATGCGCGCAGTCGTCGACAACCCGCAGCTGCTCTCCTACGA
This window harbors:
- a CDS encoding cytochrome P450, which encodes MADTASDPDFEDAAERYLAADAAAVADPFPMFAQLREKSPVHYIETAGVWLVTRYSDICTVARNPTVFSSRQATGPHGQRRRQALETLAAESEELRSALTAGAFRDREPVLLRCDPPRHTAQRKLVNKAFTPSRVRQIEDTVSDICTRLVDAVIDTGRMELVSDLAVPLPITVIAGALGVADGDLPTFKRWSDALAASIGNDALNRDQVLAQIRSQSEFAAYFIDTIANRRRTPQDDLISDLVHACVDGESLRQDELLTMFAQFLIAGNETTTTHITATVQVLLEEPCLMARCRADLTLLPKLIEESLRVESPIAGLYRTALVDTEVGGVALPAGAHLLLCYGSGNRDPDQFVDPDSVDLEREGEGAHLAFGQGPHFCLGSALSRAESRIALTAILTRMTNLRRDPDAPPPERVPSYILRGVRRLDLLFDPA